ATATCCTAAATTAGTATGCGCATATTCACACACCCCTTAGGGTTTACAGAAACATTGAGATCAACCATCAATTACAATATCCAGTAATTCAACATCAGAATGAAAGTCCTATTACAACTCAATATTAAAGCGTTCTTCAAATTGTCTCGAGATtatttcataaagaatttcaCAAACCATTTTCAAACAATCATTTAAATCGAATTCGAAATATAACTCattttaaacaacaaaatgacagTAATAGCTCGATCATGTtttatgtaacaaaatatgatttttatcaactcatagaATATATAATTCACCATGTTTCTTAAAACATGAGTTTATAgtataaagaaaaaatagtgTCACTCATTTGGGAAAAGTCAAAAATCAACTACGATACTTACTTAAACCAACACAATCAGGTCTTTAACAATTAacgaaaaataatatcaaagaCAGAGTAAAAAAGATATTCTTATAACGACTCACCTATACTAGGCCTATTTTGTCGATGAAATGACGCCTATTTCGCTAGGCGCGGCTCACGCGTTAACTTCGTCGTGATATAACTTCCTCCATAAAAATCTCATTTCGAGGTGTCTTATAGTTcttagaaagctctcttaacgAACTACAACAACCCTAACTTAGCCACCCCAAAACAGCAtcgaaaatgacaaaaaattagaCTCAAAGCTACTGTTCGCTTGTTCGCTACAATTCCAGAACACGCCCCCTACTTTAAAATTCTGTTCCGGACAAaccgcaagctcaaatcacaaTCTGTAAGATGCTATAACTTCATGCCAAAGTActattttctacaaaaatatgTAGCTTTAACGCCGCACAAATATTCAAGAAATCCAAATTCCAAGTCCTAATTGCGACGATTGCTTCAAGTATATGATTAGAGGCTTCAATCACTTCCTAGCGTTGCAAAATAAACTTGAGTCAACTTGATGAGGTGTTCGGATCGCGAGtgtgccaaattttttttcctcttttttccatttttctcctttctcttctttctctcctctctccggTTTCTTTGGGGCTACATggtaatgtttctattcttttttttgttccagggaacagaaataaaataaaaaaaagtgtttatgttccggagaacaattttttaccagaaaaatgcgtttggtaaatttgttcgggaataaaaaatgaatagaaacacgtttggtaaattttattcttttttttttgtttcttttaatttttaatatttttattttatttttcatttttcctttctttttttatttttttcttctttcggccgcTCACCGGCCTCCGAGGctcgaccggccgacggggtggttgggcgagccgagctcgccggccccggcgaggctcggcctcaccggatctgggcgagcccgagccggcctagccaaggcgaggctcggcgtcgcgatgcgggcgagcccgagcctcgccttggccgggcgagcttgggctccccggatccggcgaggccaagcctcgctaggggccggcgatgctccggcgaggtcgccgaccctcgacggagTTGCCGGCCCTTGACGGCCaatcaccggccatggccgaggccgaccggccaaaaaaaaaagaagaaaagaagaagaagagagaagagagaaaaataaatgtttcttcaaaattgtttcaaacaagaaataatttttttttgtttcaattttattttaggaacaaaaaaaaaaaaaaaaaccttgaaaCGCAACCAAAtgcgttttgtttttttttgttcccagaacaaaaaaaaaaaaaattgttcagaaacataaacaaaacaGAAACAAAGAGTGTTTCCATGCAGGCCCTTTATTTCCCTGTTTTCATTTTTACCGAAgccctcctctctcctccttttaaaACAGCCGAAGAAGCTTCagttgacttttcaaaccctttcttttattttatttttttagcccATATACGACATTGACATATTCAAAGTCCAAAATGGATTTGAGCTCGATTTGTGTGCCAAAACCCTTTGCTTTAGATTCACTCGAATATAAAATCTTTATACTCAAGCTCGATTTTGGTTCAGTCCATTAATTTTAAGTTAGTTGTACCTTATTTCTATTAtctcaaacaaataaataaatatataaacaaacatgatttaatttttgtatcgagtgatgatgattggacCCCTTAGCATAAAAAATGTGCGAAAATAATCAATTCGATTCACCCTAAAGCCATGTGGGAAATTGATGAGCAAGCATTGTAATCCAAGCAAAATCATCATTATAAAATAGATCGTCGGAGATtcaaaggaataagaaaaaaaaaaaaagacttcaGATATTTGCTAAAAACGGTAACAAAAGGGAACCatacttttattcattttccatagTTTATTAAAGTCGTCCGGACCGTGGGGGCCCAAACCTTATCTAAACATCAGATTGACTAATTAGTTCGCACGTTTCCTCGCATGAAACGCGAcaaattgtaatttttctaaCTCTTGCAGGGACCGAGGGGAGGACCACACAGGCAGCGGTTCCCCGCGAACGCCGCCGCGGCGAACTTCTTCGCGCCGTTGGGGATTCTCCCGCACAGGCGGTTGTAGCTCACGTTCAGGCTGTCCAGGCCCGACACCGCCTCCGGCACCTTCCCGTACGCGAGGTTCCTCGATACGTCCAGCTGCCTCATCGTCTGCGGGATCCTCAGCGCTCCCATGTCGAACCTCAGCCTGTTGCCCGCGGCCGCAAAGCCCACCAGGAAATCAGTCCGGTTCAGCAGCCCTGCCGGGCTGCCCGAGATCTGGTTCTCCGACAGGTCGATGTAATCGTAGAAGTAGGTCTCCTTCGGTTTCCAGTCCTCCATCCGCATCTTGATCCCGCAGCTGGCCAGCTTGAGCGAGTATATGATCGTAGACGAGGTGACCCAGGACGGGATTTGGCCCAGTCTGAACCGGTTGTGCGACAGGTCGAGCGACTCGATCCCTTTGACGTACATTTGGGGGAACGGGTCGACGAGGTGGTTGCGGGAGAGATCGAGGTTGAAGATCTTGGTGAGGTTGGCGAAGCTCTTGGGCACGACACCACGGAACTGGTTTGACGACAGGTTCAGCGTGTCGAGCGTCCTAAAGTTCCCGAGGAAGTCTGGGATTCGTCCCGTCAGAGCATTGTGGCCGAGCTCGAGATACGCGAGTGTTGGCGCCAGACCCGAGATGGTCGCCGGAATCGTGCCGGATAGTTTGTTGTGCGACAGCCTGAGGATCCTGAGATTGGTTAGTGACCCGAGATGGTCCGGCACAGCCCGATGAGCCGGTTCCCGTCCAGGCTCAGCAGGGTCAGGTTCTTGAGCAGCCGGATCCCGCTGGGGATGGCTCCGGAGAGGGAGTTCCCGCCAAGCTTCAGCTGTGTCAGCTGAGTCAGCTCGGAGATCGAGGCCGGGATCGGCCCGGTGAACTCGTTCCCCTCCAGGCTCAGCGCCCCGAGCCCGGCCAGCTTCCCGATTGCAGACGGCAACCGGCCCGAGAGCCTGTTGTTCTCGATGTACACGAACTTGAGCTTGGGCAAGCGGAAGAGGAGGTCGGGGAAGGGGCCGGAGATGTTCCTGAGGTCCAGGAGGTAAATGCCGCCGAGGTCCTGGAGCTTGGACAGGGAAGGCGAGATGGTGCCGGACAGGTAGGCGGCGGGGCGGTCGGGCTGGCCCGAGACCCAGAGGCTGGTGACCCGGTCGCCGGAGAGGCACGTGACGCCATTCCAGGCGCAGCAGTCGGTGCCGGGCTTCCACGAGGCGAGGATGCCGGAGGGGTCGGCGGTGATGGCGGACTTGAAGCCGAGGAGGCCGGCCTCGTCGTCGGGGTGGcaggaggcggcggaggcgaggTCGGGGCGTGGGAAgacgaggaagaggaggagcagcagcaggGGGGACGCGAGGGGAGGAGGCTTCATCCCTCTGGCGGGGGCTTGAACGGAGAGGAGAGGAGATGGATGAGGAGGAATGGAAGTGGGTGGCGTTgggcgcgtttgtttgtgtttcgtttaaaaattgttccgaggaacgaaataaaaaaaaaagttttgcttggaacaatttttgaacaaaacacgcgtttggtaaacttgttccggaaataaaaaataaacgaaatatgtttggtaaatttagataattttttatttcttttattttttctatttttttctttttctttttcattttttttttcttcttttggccggtcgccggccaaggccttggccggcgaccggccggcgaggccgagctcgcccggcggcgggcgggcgcggcctcgccgggccaccgccggcgaggccgaggctcgccggatccgggcgagatcgagctcgcccgggcccggcgcgaggtcgcctcgccatggtcgggcgagccgggccggcgcgaggtcggcctcgccatggcgggcgagctcgagctcgcccggccatggcgaggcgtaacctcgcccggctacgccgaggccggcctcgccggggacggcgagcgtcggcctcgccgtgggccgggcgaggccgcccggcctcgtcggccggtcgccgaccatggccgaggccggcgaccggccaaaagaaaaaagaacaagaaaataagagaaaaagaaaaagaaaaaaagtgtttctcatttgtgttcctaaaacaagaaacacaaaatttgtgtttcttgtttctgtttttttgttcctgggaacaaagaacaaaaaaaggaacaaacgcacccaaacgcgttttgttcctttttgttcctgtgaacaaaaaaacagaaaaactgtttaaaaacaaaaaaagaaacgcaaacaaacggggccgttgcttcttcccttctttcttttatacTGTTCTGGACCCGTCTCGTCGACCGAGAAGTGGCGAGTCCGCAATGTCGTGCGGCCTTTGACTCTGCGGTCACGGTCAAAGGGAGGAGCAGCCGACAAGCTGAGCAATTTGCCAGCGGTTTATCGCCATACCCGGCGCACCAGCAGCCGTGGCCATGTAGCAAGTGGTGGGGACGGGGAAATGTCAAGGGCCATGTAGAAAGTGGTGGGGAAAACGCGCATCGCATGTTGTGTCAAGAGGGAAAAGTGATTAAAAAGTCATAGaccttttatatttgtgtcaatctagccttaaatattttttcagtattaatttagttttaaacatttttatttagtaTCGATTCAGTTATTTCCAATTAAATTTGGTCGAATTTTACTGACTGAACGCCGGCCAGCTAacgttgacaaattttaataatatatattttttcttttttttccctcccttcCTCTAGCCGATCGCCAGACCTCAGCGATCGGCCAGAGGCAATGGCTAGCGAAGGCGGCCTTGCTAGACCTTGCTAGTGGCTGCAAGAGCGGCCTTGTGCCgagtggcgaggctcgccctcgccggcgtcgccCGCCGCGAGGGTGACCTAGCGCCGGgttggcaaggtcaagccttacccatggccggcgaggctcaacctcgtcGAATCATGGCCACAGGGCGATGTCaacgagggcaagcctcgcggcCACTATCGagttggccggcgagggcaaggtcgacctcgcccgacCATCGCCTCTAGCCGCGCGGAGGTCCGGATCGGCCGGAGAATgggagggaaagaagaaaaagaaaagaaaaataataaaaaaaaattaaaattttaaaaattattaaaatttgtcaacgtCAACAACGATTAGGCTATGTCAATTAGCCATCATTTAGTTaacaaaatccagccaaaattggtcgaaaaTGATTGAATCGACATTaggtaaaaatgtttaggactaaattgacaaaaaaaaggtttatgactaaattggcataaatacaaaaggtttatgacttttttagcacttttcccaaacaaacaaataaataagcaTATCATGCTCTatcaattttattagaaaattatttgaaaattatttttttaaaggttGATCACTTGTATCGTAATAGTAAATCATCGCTAATAATTtatgcctaaatattttcacagatAGTGAAAGCATGTTGTGttcgtttattttttagaattgcatAAGCAATTGTTATACATCCaattataaagaaataaaagggaTTTCATGTGCATCTTGAATCTCTTAGAATCTTTTTTAATATAGAGGGATTCGGAATGATTTGGGAGTGGATAAAGAGATTTATTCTTCTGTCTTGCTTAAACACCTTTCATTGTTTTACAtctattaataaatatataaaacgATATTCATGTCATAATGCATTTTTTTCCCTTGGTTTTCCCTTGCCAACTTCtaaacaatttcacaattcaatcgcttcactttctttctcttcttcccacCGAACTAAAGTGTTAATGTGTGTTAATGTGTTGATTTTGTATATCACTTGCAGTAAATCTAGCATTAGTGTTTGCTCCCGCCTACTGTGTAACTCTAAGGGAGGTGAAATGATCCAGTCCGTGGTCCGATCCAACATGGTCGTCTTGTGCTTGGGCTGCGCCTTTACTTGATTAGCATCCCAACAGGCTTGGCCCAACACATGCCTCCCCCCCGTACTAGGCTGATGCGATGCATCGGCCAGCCCCACTAATGAATGGGCCACACGGTGCATGTGCTGGCCCGACCCGGCCCATTTGACACCCCCGATTTTCTTAGCCAACCAAAAGACGTGGATCAACTATTCTAtttcaaaaaacaatttttgctcataaaatgattttttattttattttgttccaagaATAATTTATGGATTTTTAAAGACACTTGGTAATGTCCAAAACTTCTATTCTCGagatagaaatatgtttggtaggatttttaaatttttctatttctcttaatttttaatttttttattatatttttctcttcttctttgccggCAATCGGCTGGACGAGATCCGGCAAGCTCGGCAAAGCCTTATCAAGCAAGGGCGAGGTTCGATGAGTTTGTTGGAGGCTTACTTAGGGCATGTTTGGCAATGTGTCAAATAGTGCCGGATTCGCTtaggacgagaatcgcgtttggtaaaatttttgttcccgaacaattttggacaagatttgagaataaaaaaaatttgattatctgTCCGAGAATCATAGAAAGAATCAAAATGGTGAAACCGTCGCTCTTCCCTTTTGTCATCTTGGTTGCCGTCCGCCACCGCTCGCCACCGTTCGCCACCGctcctcgcccgccgccggtcaccggtccggcgaggtcaccggaggctcgccgaAGCCAGGggtgaggtccggcgagctcgccggaggcaagcctagccaccggcggggttgggcgagccttgTCGGTGGCCGAGCAAGCCTCACCGGCAggtgggtgaggctcggcctcgccagatcgggcgaggtAGAGCCTCGCCCACTGTCGATGaagctcgcttggccaccggcgaggctcgcccggcctcactagtggccaagccggcctcgcccgatctagcgaggccgagcctcggcgggccgggcgaggctcgcccggctactagcgaggctcggccgacgaaggtcgacctcgccaggGTCGGCGACGCcggtgagcgtcgccggccgatgaagaagaaaaagaataggaaaaaagggaaaaaaataaaaataaaaaaaaaaaggaaaaagaaaagaaaaaaagtaaaaaagtaaacaaattatttaaaaattaaaataaattaatttggaacataatcaattaacacggtattaaacgcaattctattccgaataaaaattttgaacagttaccaaacgcactttTTTTACTCGGAATcggttcctaggaacaaaataaaaataatcatttctagtcgaatcAGCTCCCgagaatagaatcgttaccaaacgcgcccttagccACGGCAGACTCACTCGGGTGAGGCCCAACCGGCACAAGGCTGGGCCTCACTAGGCTagggtgaggtcaagccttgccggtGGACTAGCAAGCCTTGCTTGGCCAAtgacgaggcttggcctcacccagatctagcATGGTCGAGGCTCATCGTGGTCAAGCAAGTCTCCGGGCAGCTTGTTGGGCCTCACCCAGGTGGTCGCTAGCCTTGGCCACCGATGGTAGCGGTTAGTGAcctaggaggaggaagaagaagatagaaggagaaaagatgaaaaagaaaagaaagaaaaaaaaaattagacttgattctcaaaattgttccaaaaaacaagaaattacttttttctatttattgatTCTGCTCCAAGTCTatttttagaaacaaaaaaaatgaatttatgttttcgataataaaaaaatttaccaaatggatttatgttatttctttatttttgaaaacaaaagaagataaTCAGTTATTCTTGAAATGTGACCAAGTAGGCCCTAATATTactgtttctttttctcctctcttctccgtCCACCAGCAAAAGTCAGCTTTAAATGGAGCAACTTGTTCTTGATGTTCGTGTTGCCGCCTAACCTCAAATTGATCCCTCATCCCCGTAGAATTGATTTCTAAAGCCCCATCTGTTCACAAaatataaatgatttgaaatcaATCGCTTGCATAGCTAAATAAATGGATgagcaaaatatattttcattaatcgtaaaaatgtttagatataaattattgtcaatataaaaatatttctcattaactaattatttaaaaaagtatAAGTAATcagaatatattttccaaaacattttatttttaatgaaacCAATGAAATATCAAAATAAGTCATCTCAAACTCCAATCGTGGTGACCTACACACGTCACTTATTAGCTTTAGATCCGAGAGCTTTCAAGTACCTTTTTGTTTCAATTagttctttgtatttttttttttttggaaaaataccacaaaaaacttcaaattttgtttaaagtgataaatttattataaattttgcaaactgtgacacatttaccccattaggggcatattttttttttcttcttttctcttccctccactGGCCATGGCTGAGCCGGTGGAGGCAAGCTGGCGTCCgatgagggttgccctcgccagTGTTGGGTGAGGGTCGTCCTCGCCTGGACTGGCTAGGGTTGTCCTCACTCGACGtaggcgagggtggccctcgtcGGTGTCGAGCGAGCCTCAATGACATCGGGCGAGGATGGCCCTCGTCtggcgagggcggccctagcTAGCCCTCGCCAGATGTCGGTTTCCCTCCGTtggcggagggaagaaagaagaagaaaaaaaaagaaaaaaattttaaaaagtaaaatgacaaaaataccctatagtttagggtaaatgtgttacaagATAGAAGCTTAGGGTTTTTGTATCACGAAAAAACAATGGAGTAAATTTTTCACGATTgacaaaatttggggttttttatgttacaaaattttttagggtaaatttgtcaccttaagtaaagtttagggttttttttttggtcttttccccttttttttggtcaaatagtTCTTTGTTCTTTGGTTCGCACTAACTTTCCTAATTTGTCGAACTTCCCTTGTTTTGTAATCTTTAGCGA
The window above is part of the Eucalyptus grandis isolate ANBG69807.140 chromosome 6, ASM1654582v1, whole genome shotgun sequence genome. Proteins encoded here:
- the LOC104450734 gene encoding LOW QUALITY PROTEIN: leucine-rich repeat receptor-like protein kinase PXC2 (The sequence of the model RefSeq protein was modified relative to this genomic sequence to represent the inferred CDS: inserted 1 base in 1 codon), with the translated sequence MKPPPLASPLLLLLLFLVFPRPDLASAASCHPDDEAGLLGFKSAITADPSGILASWKPGTDCCAWNGVTCLSGDRVTSLWVSGQPDRPAAYLSGTISPSLSKLQDLGGIYLLDLRNISGPFPDLLFRLPKLKFVYIENNRLSGRLPSAIGKLAGLGALSLEGNEFTGPIPASISELTQLTQLKLGGNSLSGAIPSGIRLLKNLTLLSLDGNRLIGXVPDHLGSLTNLRILRLSHNKLSGTIPATISGLAPTLAYLELGHNALTGRIPDFLGNFRTLDTLNLSSNQFRGVVPKSFANLTKIFNLDLSRNHLVDPFPQMYVKGIESLDLSHNRFRLGQIPSWVTSSTIIYSLKLASCGIKMRMEDWKPKETYFYDYIDLSENQISGSPAGLLNRTDFLVGFAAAGNRLRFDMGALRIPQTMRQLDVSRNLAYGKVPEAVSGLDSLNVSYNRLCGRIPNGAKKFAAAAFAGNRCLCGPPLGPCKS